The sequence below is a genomic window from Ottowia sp. SB7-C50.
TCTTGCGGCAGACGCTGGTTGGTCTTCATCAGGCGCGCGGCCACGCCTTCGGCGCTGTCGTAGGTCTTCAGCGCAATGTCGCCACGGTGCAGCGACTTGATCTCGTCCAGCCACTTGGCCGCCCGCGCCGGTGCCTGCGCGGGCCGGGTGGCCGGCATGCCAAAGCCCTCCAGGTTGACCAGGCGGCGGATGCGCTCGGGCCGCGCGCCGGCGTACATCATGGCGATGTTGCCGCCCATGCTGTGGCCCACCAGGTCGACCGCGCGGCCGGGCGCGTAGTGGTCGAGCAGCCATTCCAGATCGCCCATGTAGTCGGGAAAGCTGTAGTGGTCGCACGCCGGCCCGGTGGAATGGCCGAAGCCGCGCCAGTCGGGCGCGATGATGAAGCGCTGGTCGAAAAAGCCGGGCGACAGCGCATCCACCATGAACTGGTAGCTGGCGGCCACGTCCATCCAGCCATGCACCAGCACCAGCGGCTCTGCGGCCGGATTGCCCCACAGGCGAACGTGGTAGCGGTGCAGACGGATCGGGAGAAACTCGCTGCGCGAAGGGCGTTGGGCTTGGTACATTGGCCGAGATTATTGAGGAGACAGGCCATGCCACAGCGTCCGAAGGGCGACACGCCAGACGATCACTACAGTGCCATGCAGGCCGGCTTTCGCTGGCAGGTGCCGCGCCATTTCAACGTCGCGCAGGTGTGCAGCCGGCGCTGGGCGCAGACGCCGGATGCTTCCAAAAGAATAGCTGTCATCGAGCACCAGCCGGGCGCTGGCGGCCGAAATCATTCTTATGCCGAGCTGCAGGCGCAGGCCGACCGCCTGTCCGCCGCGCTGGCGCGACTGGGCGTGGGGCGCGGCGACCGGGTTGCCATCGTCATGCCGCAGCGCTTTGAAACGGCCGTGGCCTACATGGCGGTGCTGCAGATGGGCGCCATCGCCATGCCGCTGTCGCAGCTGTTCGGCCCCGAGGCGCTGGCCTACCGCATCCAGGACGCCGCAGCCCGGCTGGCCTTGTGCGACGAGGCGTCGATCGACGCGCTGCTGTCGGTGCGCGCCGAATGCCCGTCGCTCGAAACGGTGGTCGGCCTGGGCGCTGCCGCCGCGCGCGCCGACCACGACTGGCACGCCTTGCTGGGCAGCGCCGCCGCGCGCTTCGCACCCGTCGACACGCTGGCCGACGACCCCGCCGTCCTCATCTACACCAGCGGCACCACCGGCCCGCCCAAGGGCGCACTGGTGCCGCACCGCGCCATGATCGGCAACCTGCCGGGCTTCGTCTGCAGCCAGAACTGGTTCGGGTTCGATCCGGGCGAAACGTGTCCTCTGAACGGTACTCCCTCCGCCGCGCGGGGGAGGGCGGGGGAGGGGGCGGGCACATCGCGGGCAAAGCCCAGTCTGCCAGATGAAAGAAAGACGCAAAGCGTCTTCTGGAGTCCGGCAGACTGGGCTTGGACCGGCGGCCTGTGGGACGCGCTGCTGCCCACGCTGTACTTCGGCCGTCCCATCGTGGCCTGCAACGCCCGCTTCAGTCCCGAACTGGCGTTCGAGATCCTGCACGTCCACCGGGTCACGCACAGCTTTCTGTTCCCCACCGCGCTGAAGGCCATGATGAAGGCGGTGCCGCGCCCGCGCGAGCGCTACCGCCTGCACCTGGAGGGCCTGATGAGCGCTGGCGAAGCGGTGGGCGACGCCGTCTTCGCCTACTGCCGCGATGAGCTGGGCGTGGTCGTCAACGAGATGTTCGGCCAGACCGAGGTGAACTACATCGTCGGCAACTGCGCCATGAACGTGGCCCCCATGCTCCGCACTGACGTTGCTGCGCTGCCCCCCGAGGGGGCCCAACCCGCCTTGGGGCGGCCCGGCGGCGGGTTGAGGGCGCTGGATCGATCCGTGGTGGGCTGGCCGGCGCGGCCGGGTAGCATGGGGCGCGGCTATCCCGGCCACCTGGTCGCCGTGATCGACGACGAGGGCCACGAATGCCCGGTCGGCACGCCGGGCGAGGTGGCGATCCGCCGCACCAACCTCCATGGCGACCCCGATCCGATCTTCTTCCTGGGCTACTGGGGCAACGATGCCGCGACGCGCGCCAAGTTCACCGGCGACTGGTGGCGCACGGGCGACCTGGCCGTGCGCGACGCCGAAGGCTACCTGTGGTACCAGGGCCGTGCCGACGACGTGTTCAAGGCGGCCGGCTACCGCATCGGCCCCGGCGAGATCGAGAACTGCCTGGTCAAGCACGCGGCGGTGGCCAACTGCGCCGTGGTGCCCAAGCCCGACGCGGCGCGCGGCGCGCTGGTCAAGGCGTATGTGGTGCTGACTCCTGAATTCATAGCTGCTCGCGCAGCAAAGTCGGGCGCTGCAGGCGAATTTGATCGCGAGCTGGTGGCGGCGCTGCAAGAGCACGTCAAGGGGCAGCTGGCGCCCTATGAATACCCCAAGGAAATCGAGTTCATCGACCAGTTGCCCATGACCACCACCGGCAAGGTGCAGCGCCGCGTGCTGCGCCTGCAGGAAGAGGAGCGCGCCCGCCAGCAGAGCGCCTGACGCGGGCGCGACCGGCGCGGGGGGGTTAACCCCGTGCCACCGATGGCGCGCATCGGGAACAATGACGCGCAGCCCTGCGCACGCCGTGCTGGTGTGCGTTGGATTTGTCCGGCCCGGGCGTCTGCCCGGCCATCCTTGCAGGAGACCGTTACCCATGCGCCTTTACCGACTTGCCGTGCCCGCCGTCATGCTGGCCACGTCCGCACTGGCCCAGGCAGGCACCGTGACCGTGCTGACTTCCTTCCCCAAGGAGTTGACCACCGCCTACCAGAAGGCGTTCGAGGCCAAGAACCCCGGCATCAAGGTCGAGATCCTGAACAAGAACACCGTGGCCGGCATCGCCTACGTACGCGAGCTGCCGGCCGGCCAGCGGCCCGACATCATGTGGGCGTCGGCGCCCGACGCCTTCGAGGTGCTGGCGCGCAACAAGCTGCTGCAACCCGCGCCGGAAACGAAGAATGCCGCCGCGCCGGCCAAGATCGGCAACTACCCGCTGAACGACCCCGATGGGCTGTACTACGGCCAGGCGCTGGCCGGCTACGGCATCATGTGGAACACGCGCTACCTGTCGGCCAACAAGCTGCCCGCGCCGAAAGAGTGGAAGGACCTGACCAGGCCGGAATACTTCGGCCACGTCGCCATCTCGTCGCCCTCGCGCTCGGGCACCACGCAGCTCACGGTCGAAACCATTTTGCAAGGCGAAGGCTGGGACAAGGGCTGGGCGCAGCTGCTGGAGATGATGGGCAACGCCGCGGCCGTCACCGACCGCAGTTTCGCGGTGCCGGACGGCGTGAACAACGGCCAGTACGGCATCGGGATCGTGATCGACTTCTTTGGCCTGGCCGGCAAGTTCTCGGGCTTTCCGGTTGACTTCGTCTACCCCAGCATGACCTCGGTGGTGCCGGCCAACATCGCGCTCATCGCCGGCGGCAAGAACCCGGAAGAGGCCAAGAAGTTCATGGCCTTCAGCATGTCCACCGAAGGCCAGCAACTGCTGTTCGATCCCAAGATCAGCCGCCTGCCGATCCTGCCTTACAGCCAGCTCAAGGCGCCGGCCGGCTACCCCGATCCGCAGGAAGTGGCCAAGCGCGCCAAGGTGCAGTTCGACGCCATCCTGTCCGAGGCGCGCTACCAGGTCGTCACCAGCCTGTTTGACCAGATGGTGACCTTTCGCCTGAAGGAGTTGCAGGGCGCGACCAAGGCGATTCAAGAGGCTGAAAAAGCGCTGAAAGCCAAGCCCAATGCGCGCGGCAGCGACCTGGTCCGCCAGGCGCGCAGCCTGGCCTATACGCCGCTGGTGGGCGCCGAGAACGTGAAGAACGAGCAGTTCCTGGAACTGTTCCGCAAGAGCCGGCGCGACGTGGAAGTGTCCAAGCAGCTGTCGGGCCAGGAGCAGCTGTGGGCCAACAAGGCGCGCGAGAACTACGCCAAGGCGACGCAACTGGCGACCGAGGCGCGCGGGTTGGCCAAGTGAGGCCTTGAACGCCGAACAGCCGAACAGCCGAAACGCCGAACAGCCGGACGCGAAGGACGCAAAGGATTTGCGAAGAACGCAAAAGTAAAACCAAAATTTTTGAATTTCTTTTGCGTCCTTCGCGTGATCTTTGCGTCCTTCGCGTCCGGTAGTTTTTTGACCTAAGCACGTCTCCATCATGTCCACACTTACGGCGGCACCCACCGCCTTGCCTCCCGCGCGCGCCCGCATCCGCGGCGCCGGCTGGGGCGTCTGGCTCGCCTTCGGGCTGATCGCCACCTTTCTGCTGGCGTTTCTGATCGTGCCGATCGGGCTGGTCATCTACACCGCCTTTGTTGACGAGAGCAACCGGCTCACACTGGGCCACTTTGCCAACTTCTTCGGGCAGACGGTGTTCGTCGAGTCCTTCCTCAACAGCCTGTGGGTGTCGCTGGCCAGCGTGGCGGTGGCGACGCTGATCGCGGTGCCGCTGGCGTACCTGACGGTGCGCTTCGAGTTTCGCGGTGCGCTGTTGATCCAGACGCTGGGCGTGCTGCCGCTGATCATGCCGCCCTTTGTCGGCGCGGTGGCCATGCAGCTGATTTTTGGCCGCAACGGCTCGGTCAACCTGTTGCTGAACGACTGGTTCGGCTTCACGGTGCCGATCATGGACGGGCTGATCGGCGTGACCTTTGTCGAGAGCATTCACTACTTCCCCTTCATCCTGCTCAACCTGGTCGCCGCCATGCGCAACATCGACGGCGCCATGGAAGAGTCGGCGCTGAACCTGGGCGCGCGCGGCTGGCGGCTGTTTCGGCGCGTGATCTTTCCGCTCGCCATGCCGGGCTACCTGGCGGGCGCCACGCTGGTGTTCGTGAAGGTGTTCGACGACCTGGGCACGCCGCTGGTGATGGGCGTGACCAACATGCTGGCGCCGCAGGCCTACCTGCGCATCACGTCGGTGGGCATTGACGACCCGCAGGGCTACGTCATCAGCGTGATCATGATTGCGTTCTCGGTCCTGGCGCTGGGCCTCGCGGCGAGGGTGATGAAGGGGCGCGACTATTCCACGCTGCAAAAGGGCGGCAATTCGCTGCAGCGCCGGCGCCTGTCGGGGGGGGGAATCGGTGCTGGCCTATGGCTGGATCATCGGGGTGCTGCTCGTCACGCTGGCGCCGCACTTCGGCATCCTGCTGATGTCGTTCGCCAAGGTGTGGAGCTTCTCGGTGCTGCCCGACGCCTACACGCTGGAGCACTACGCCACCGTGTTCACCGACGCGCGCGGCATGATGGGCAACACGCTGCTGTACTGCCTGCTGGCGGCGGGGCTGGACGTGGTGATCGGCACCGCCATCGCCTACCTGATCCTGCGCACCAACCTGCCGGGGCGCCGCTGGCTCGACTACATGGCCTCGGCCGCGCTGGCGATTCCGGGGCTGGTGTTGGCCATTGGCTACCTGCGCCTGTTCAAGGGCGTCAACCTGCCGTTCACCGACACGCCGGTGGTCAGCACCTGGGTGCTGATCATGCTGGCCTACGCGGTGCGGCGCCTGCCTTACGCGCTGCGTTCGTGCATGGCGGCGCTGCAGCAGGTGCACGTGTCGCTGGAAGAGGCGGCGCAAAGCCTGGGCGCCACGCGCGCCAGCACCATTCGCCGCGTGATGGTGCCGCTGATGATGGGCGGCATGCTCGCGGGCTTTGTCACCAGCTTCATCACGGCGGCGGTCGAGCTGTCGGCCACCATCCTGCTGGCTTCGGCGCAAAGCCAGGCGCCGATGAGCTACGGCATCTACCTCTACATGCAGAGCATCGCCGGGCGAGGCCCGGCCGCCGCGCTGGCCGTGCTGGCGGTGGTGGTGGTGGCCGTGGGCACGTATCTGTCGCACCGTTTCGTCGAGCGCTCGCGCGCCACCGTGGCGTCGGCGCGCGTGTAGAGGAGTCACCATGCAAGCACTGCACAAGGTCGCGCTGGAGGCGCGCCACATCAGCCTGAGCTACGGCGCCACCGAGGTGCTGCGCGACGTCAACCTGCGCGTCGAGCCGGGCGAGTTCTTCGCGCTGCTGGGGCCTTCGGGCTCGGGCAAGTCCACGCTGCTGCGGCTGATCGCCGGCTTCAACCAGCACCAGCGCGGCGAGCTGCTGGTCGACGGCAAGGACATCACCGGCGTGCCGCCGCACGCGCGCAACGTGGGCATGGTGTTCCAGAACTACGCACTGTGGCCGCACATGACGGTGTGGGACAACGTGGCCTTTGGCCTGGTCGAGCGGCGCGAGTCGCGCGATGCCATCCGCCGCAAGGTGGGCGACGTGCTGGCGCTGGTGGGTCTGTCGGACTATGCGCAGCGCCGGCCCGCGCAGCTGTCGGGCGGCCAGCAGCAGCGCGTGGCGCTGGCGCGCACCGTGGTGATCGAGCCCAAGCTGCTGCTGCTGGACGAGCCGCTGTCCAACCTCGACAAGCAGCTGCGCGTGCAGATGCGCGAGGAGCTGAAGAACCTGCAGCGCAAGCT
It includes:
- a CDS encoding ABC transporter substrate-binding protein, with amino-acid sequence MRLYRLAVPAVMLATSALAQAGTVTVLTSFPKELTTAYQKAFEAKNPGIKVEILNKNTVAGIAYVRELPAGQRPDIMWASAPDAFEVLARNKLLQPAPETKNAAAPAKIGNYPLNDPDGLYYGQALAGYGIMWNTRYLSANKLPAPKEWKDLTRPEYFGHVAISSPSRSGTTQLTVETILQGEGWDKGWAQLLEMMGNAAAVTDRSFAVPDGVNNGQYGIGIVIDFFGLAGKFSGFPVDFVYPSMTSVVPANIALIAGGKNPEEAKKFMAFSMSTEGQQLLFDPKISRLPILPYSQLKAPAGYPDPQEVAKRAKVQFDAILSEARYQVVTSLFDQMVTFRLKELQGATKAIQEAEKALKAKPNARGSDLVRQARSLAYTPLVGAENVKNEQFLELFRKSRRDVEVSKQLSGQEQLWANKARENYAKATQLATEARGLAK
- a CDS encoding ABC transporter ATP-binding protein, with amino-acid sequence MHKVALEARHISLSYGATEVLRDVNLRVEPGEFFALLGPSGSGKSTLLRLIAGFNQHQRGELLVDGKDITGVPPHARNVGMVFQNYALWPHMTVWDNVAFGLVERRESRDAIRRKVGDVLALVGLSDYAQRRPAQLSGGQQQRVALARTVVIEPKLLLLDEPLSNLDKQLRVQMREELKNLQRKLGLTTLFVTHDQEEAMTTADRMAVLDKGVLQQVGSAARLYDYPANRFVAGFVGTTNLLEGRVAALDGQTLDFEAPGLGTLRLPRPSEAPAVGPATLAFRPHQVSIGARGEPADGARVWVDGVVDSAEFLGEFSRYRVRVGDVAVLTDHPHYAGLPMFVPGAPVQLGIEPGQLRYLQA
- a CDS encoding acyl-CoA synthetase, which gives rise to MPQRPKGDTPDDHYSAMQAGFRWQVPRHFNVAQVCSRRWAQTPDASKRIAVIEHQPGAGGRNHSYAELQAQADRLSAALARLGVGRGDRVAIVMPQRFETAVAYMAVLQMGAIAMPLSQLFGPEALAYRIQDAAARLALCDEASIDALLSVRAECPSLETVVGLGAAAARADHDWHALLGSAAARFAPVDTLADDPAVLIYTSGTTGPPKGALVPHRAMIGNLPGFVCSQNWFGFDPGETCPLNGTPSAARGRAGEGAGTSRAKPSLPDERKTQSVFWSPADWAWTGGLWDALLPTLYFGRPIVACNARFSPELAFEILHVHRVTHSFLFPTALKAMMKAVPRPRERYRLHLEGLMSAGEAVGDAVFAYCRDELGVVVNEMFGQTEVNYIVGNCAMNVAPMLRTDVAALPPEGAQPALGRPGGGLRALDRSVVGWPARPGSMGRGYPGHLVAVIDDEGHECPVGTPGEVAIRRTNLHGDPDPIFFLGYWGNDAATRAKFTGDWWRTGDLAVRDAEGYLWYQGRADDVFKAAGYRIGPGEIENCLVKHAAVANCAVVPKPDAARGALVKAYVVLTPEFIAARAAKSGAAGEFDRELVAALQEHVKGQLAPYEYPKEIEFIDQLPMTTTGKVQRRVLRLQEEERARQQSA
- a CDS encoding alpha/beta hydrolase; this translates as MYQAQRPSRSEFLPIRLHRYHVRLWGNPAAEPLVLVHGWMDVAASYQFMVDALSPGFFDQRFIIAPDWRGFGHSTGPACDHYSFPDYMGDLEWLLDHYAPGRAVDLVGHSMGGNIAMMYAGARPERIRRLVNLEGFGMPATRPAQAPARAAKWLDEIKSLHRGDIALKTYDSAEGVAARLMKTNQRLPQDKADWLARQWAAPRTQADGSTRWEILGDAAHRIINAQLFRVDEQLALYAAITAPTLMVEASDDSLAGWWGQRFTRAEFHERLKAVPDVRREVIADAGHMLHHDQPQALAGWVENFLTAT